A single region of the Trueperaceae bacterium genome encodes:
- a CDS encoding ABC transporter ATP-binding protein, protein MAERVAAGGRDERPTVIAVRGVSKVFGVGKGEAVALQDADLEVRHGDFVSLIGPSGCGKTTLMRLIADLTEPTSGTIDVAGKTPRQAREDREYGYVFQAPVLYEWRTVLANVTLPLEIMGFERAERRERARELLRMVGLERFERSYPWQLSGGMQQRVSIARALAFDPKLLLMDEPFGALDEITREAMNLELLRLWQETRKTVLFVTHSIAEAVFLSTRIVVMTARPGRIREVIEVDLPYPRTPETRETPRFFELTTQVREALRGVEHGAGSGPKPPLAQKTVGF, encoded by the coding sequence GTGGCTGAGCGCGTCGCCGCGGGGGGCAGGGACGAGCGCCCGACCGTCATAGCGGTCAGGGGCGTGAGCAAGGTCTTCGGCGTCGGCAAGGGCGAGGCCGTCGCGCTGCAGGACGCCGACCTCGAGGTGCGCCACGGCGACTTCGTCTCGCTGATCGGCCCGTCTGGCTGCGGCAAGACGACGCTGATGCGCCTCATCGCCGACCTCACCGAGCCCACGTCGGGCACGATCGACGTGGCCGGCAAGACGCCCAGGCAGGCGCGGGAGGACCGCGAGTACGGCTACGTATTCCAGGCGCCGGTCCTCTACGAGTGGCGCACGGTGCTGGCGAACGTGACGCTGCCCCTCGAGATCATGGGCTTCGAGAGGGCCGAGCGCCGCGAGCGGGCGCGCGAGCTGCTGAGGATGGTGGGCCTCGAGCGCTTCGAGCGCTCCTACCCGTGGCAGCTCTCTGGCGGCATGCAGCAGCGCGTCTCGATCGCCCGCGCGCTGGCCTTCGACCCCAAGCTGCTCCTCATGGACGAGCCGTTCGGCGCCCTCGACGAGATCACGCGCGAGGCCATGAACCTCGAGCTCCTGCGCCTGTGGCAGGAGACGAGGAAGACGGTCCTGTTCGTCACCCACTCGATCGCCGAGGCCGTGTTCCTCTCCACGCGCATCGTCGTCATGACGGCGCGTCCGGGGCGGATCAGGGAGGTCATCGAGGTCGACCTGCCCTACCCGCGCACGCCGGAGACGCGCGAGACGCCGCGGTTCTTCGAGCTCACGACGCAGGTGCGCGAGGCCCTGCGCGGCGTGGAGCACGGCGCGGGCAGCGGACCCAAGCCGCCGCTGGCGCAGAAGACGGTGGGCTTCTGA
- the hydA gene encoding dihydropyrimidinase: MSLLIKNGEVVTAGGRQRADVYCEGDTIAAIGRDLSAPAGAEVIDATGQYVFPGFIDPHVHIYLPFMGTATKDTHATGSQAALVGGTTTYIEMLAPNRHEDLREGYAHWRRLAEGNSACDYTFHIGVTRFDDETEGVLRDIVADGMTSFKVFLAYAGFFGVTDEELYATLRLAKELGVVVTAHCENSGVIAAMQETLLAQGKTGPEWHEPSRPDLVEEAGTAKFATFLEVTGAKGYVVHLSNEKALRAAVEAKLRGVDLSVEVVIPHLMLDKSYAERPDFEGAKYVMSPPLRTKDDQRALWRGLARGLVDTVGTDHAPFDVEQKALGRDAFTKIPNGMPAIEDRVNLLYTYGVSRGELSLERFVEVASTNAARLFGLYPRKGTIAVGADADLVVYDPSYRGVISAQTHKMNVDYSAFEGMEIDGRPSVVTVRGEVAVRDGEFVGDPGRGRLLRRKPLRG; the protein is encoded by the coding sequence ATGAGCCTACTGATCAAGAACGGGGAGGTCGTGACGGCCGGCGGTCGCCAGCGGGCCGACGTCTACTGCGAGGGCGACACGATCGCGGCGATAGGGCGCGACCTGAGCGCGCCGGCCGGCGCCGAGGTGATAGACGCCACGGGCCAGTACGTCTTCCCCGGCTTCATCGACCCGCACGTCCACATCTACCTGCCGTTCATGGGCACGGCCACGAAGGACACGCACGCCACCGGCTCGCAGGCCGCGCTGGTGGGCGGCACGACCACCTACATCGAGATGCTCGCCCCCAACCGGCACGAGGACCTCCGCGAGGGCTACGCCCACTGGCGGCGCCTGGCCGAGGGCAACTCGGCCTGCGACTACACCTTCCACATCGGCGTCACGCGCTTCGACGACGAGACGGAGGGCGTGCTGCGCGACATCGTGGCCGACGGCATGACCTCGTTCAAGGTGTTCCTCGCCTACGCCGGTTTCTTCGGCGTGACCGACGAGGAGCTCTACGCCACGCTGCGGCTGGCCAAGGAGCTCGGCGTGGTCGTCACGGCGCACTGCGAGAACTCGGGCGTGATCGCCGCGATGCAGGAGACGCTGCTGGCGCAGGGGAAGACCGGGCCGGAGTGGCACGAGCCGAGCCGGCCCGACCTGGTGGAGGAGGCCGGCACGGCGAAGTTCGCGACGTTCCTCGAGGTCACCGGTGCGAAGGGCTACGTCGTGCACCTCTCGAACGAGAAGGCGCTGCGCGCGGCCGTGGAGGCCAAGCTGCGCGGCGTCGACCTCAGCGTCGAGGTCGTGATCCCGCACCTGATGCTCGACAAGAGCTACGCCGAGAGGCCGGACTTCGAGGGGGCGAAGTACGTGATGAGCCCGCCGCTGCGCACCAAGGACGACCAGCGGGCGCTGTGGCGCGGCCTGGCGCGCGGGCTCGTCGACACCGTCGGCACCGACCACGCCCCCTTCGACGTCGAGCAGAAGGCGCTGGGCAGGGACGCGTTCACGAAGATCCCCAACGGCATGCCCGCGATCGAGGACCGCGTGAACCTCCTCTACACCTACGGCGTCAGCCGCGGCGAGCTCTCGCTGGAGCGGTTCGTGGAGGTCGCCTCGACGAACGCCGCCAGGCTCTTCGGCCTCTACCCGCGGAAGGGCACGATCGCCGTCGGCGCCGACGCCGACCTCGTCGTCTACGACCCCTCGTACCGCGGGGTGATCAGCGCGCAGACGCACAAGATGAACGTCGACTACAGCGCGTTCGAGGGCATGGAGATCGACGGGCGGCCCAGCGTCGTGACGGTGCGCGGGGAGGTGGCGGTGCGCGACGGCGAGTTCGTCGGCGACCCCGGCCGCGGCAGGCTCCTCAGGCGCAAGCCGCTCCGTGGCTGA
- the preA gene encoding NAD-dependent dihydropyrimidine dehydrogenase subunit PreA — MADLTTVFAGVRSPNPFWLASAPPTNTAYQINKAFEYGWGGAVWKTIGDPVLNVCNRYGAFEMGGQKLLAINNVELISDRPLAVNLREIAEVKRLWPDRAVVVSAMVSSTPEAWRDIVMRIEDTGADAIELNYGCPHGMSERGMGAAVGQVPEYCSLITSWVTDAASIPVIVKLTPNVTDITKPARAAVAGRANGLSLINTINSIVGVDLDTFELRPNIGGKGGHGGYAGPAVKPIALHMLSQVAIDEEVRASGVPISGMGGVQTWRDAAEFLLLGATTVQVCTAVMHYGFRIVEELVDGLSNWLDSRGVASVSEVVGAATHRVSDFGDLDLSYKTVARIDEDKCIQCNLCYVACDEGAHQCIDLTVDGVRIDPAALAGDRASLKAGVGPDGQRPQPRVREEDCVGCDLCSLVCPVEGCITMVEVPPERPSVTWNDLVRTRPAVTTDWEAMNAYRAEVGIDIH, encoded by the coding sequence GTGGCTGACCTGACCACCGTCTTCGCGGGCGTGAGGTCGCCCAACCCCTTCTGGCTCGCCTCCGCGCCGCCCACGAACACCGCGTACCAGATCAACAAGGCGTTCGAGTACGGCTGGGGCGGCGCCGTCTGGAAGACGATAGGCGACCCCGTCCTCAACGTCTGCAACCGGTACGGGGCCTTCGAGATGGGCGGGCAGAAGCTCCTGGCGATCAACAACGTCGAGCTGATCTCGGACAGGCCGCTCGCGGTCAACCTCAGGGAGATCGCCGAGGTCAAGAGGCTCTGGCCCGACCGCGCCGTCGTGGTCTCGGCGATGGTCTCCTCGACCCCCGAGGCGTGGCGCGACATCGTCATGAGGATCGAGGACACGGGCGCCGACGCCATCGAGCTGAACTACGGCTGCCCGCACGGCATGTCGGAGCGCGGCATGGGTGCCGCCGTGGGCCAGGTGCCCGAGTACTGCTCGCTGATCACGAGCTGGGTGACCGACGCCGCCAGCATCCCGGTGATCGTGAAGCTCACGCCCAACGTCACCGACATCACCAAGCCGGCACGGGCCGCCGTCGCCGGACGCGCGAACGGCCTGTCGCTCATCAACACGATCAACTCGATCGTCGGCGTGGACCTCGACACGTTCGAGCTGCGGCCGAACATCGGCGGCAAGGGCGGGCACGGCGGCTACGCCGGCCCGGCCGTGAAGCCCATCGCCCTGCACATGCTCTCGCAGGTCGCGATCGACGAGGAGGTGCGGGCGTCCGGCGTCCCCATCTCCGGCATGGGCGGCGTGCAGACCTGGCGCGACGCCGCCGAGTTCCTCCTGCTGGGAGCCACGACCGTGCAGGTGTGCACGGCCGTCATGCACTACGGCTTCAGGATCGTCGAGGAGCTCGTCGACGGCCTCTCGAACTGGCTCGACTCCAGGGGCGTAGCGAGCGTCTCCGAGGTGGTCGGCGCGGCCACGCACCGCGTCTCCGACTTCGGCGACCTCGACCTCTCGTACAAGACGGTCGCCCGCATCGACGAGGACAAGTGCATCCAGTGCAACCTCTGCTACGTCGCCTGCGACGAGGGCGCGCACCAGTGCATCGACCTCACGGTCGACGGCGTGCGCATCGACCCGGCGGCGCTCGCGGGCGACAGGGCGAGCCTCAAGGCCGGCGTCGGCCCGGACGGGCAGCGTCCGCAGCCGCGGGTGCGCGAGGAGGACTGCGTGGGCTGCGACCTGTGCAGCCTGGTGTGCCCCGTCGAGGGCTGCATCACCATGGTCGAGGTGCCGCCCGAGCGTCCCAGCGTGACGTGGAACGACCTGGTGCGCACGCGCCCGGCCGTCACCACCGACTGGGAGGCGATGAACGCCTACCGCGCCGAGGTCGGCATAGACATCCACTGA
- a CDS encoding NAD(P)-dependent oxidoreductase yields the protein MDRSPLPLEQLQAAFTETYPRFTDNEAYVEASRCLYCFDAPCIKACPTDIDVPTFIRKIATGNVLGAARTILESNLMGHTCGRVCPVDELCVGACVLGAEHRPIAIGRLQRYATDHLFEAGAMPFQPAPPTGRRVAVVGSGPAGLTCAGELAKLGVEAHVFEKEELPGGLSTYGIVVMREPVAVSLEEVEFVKRLGVQVHTGVEVGKDVDPQRLLAEYDAVVIAAGTGRVPRLGVPGEDLRGVVDALDFIAATKMAEKDGLERLYEVPVGREVIVVGAGNTAVDAATIARRLGAERVTMVYRRGREEMPAYDHEVAFVRNEGVDIRLLTQPVEVLGEGGRVVGVRCVRMALGEPDEGGRRRPEPVPGSDFVLPADQVILAIGQEKHLALLEAFGVEVERGYVKTDAEKRTSNPKVFAAGDCARLHGHALTVTAAQDGKLAALAIARQLGVEVPAPARGVPTGRPILTQPPAPAAVGGASG from the coding sequence ATGGACCGCTCCCCGCTCCCGCTGGAGCAGCTACAGGCGGCGTTCACCGAGACGTACCCGCGCTTCACCGACAACGAGGCGTACGTCGAGGCGAGCCGCTGCCTCTACTGCTTCGACGCCCCGTGCATCAAGGCGTGCCCGACCGACATCGACGTCCCGACGTTCATCAGGAAGATCGCCACGGGGAACGTCCTGGGGGCGGCGAGGACGATCCTCGAGTCGAACCTCATGGGCCACACCTGCGGGCGCGTCTGCCCCGTCGACGAGCTCTGCGTGGGGGCGTGCGTGCTCGGCGCCGAGCACAGGCCCATCGCCATCGGCAGGCTGCAGCGCTACGCCACCGACCACCTGTTCGAGGCCGGCGCGATGCCGTTCCAGCCCGCGCCGCCCACGGGCCGGCGCGTGGCCGTCGTGGGGTCCGGTCCCGCCGGCCTCACCTGCGCCGGCGAGCTCGCGAAGCTCGGCGTCGAGGCGCACGTGTTCGAGAAGGAGGAGCTCCCGGGCGGCCTCTCGACCTACGGCATCGTCGTCATGCGCGAGCCCGTGGCGGTGTCGCTCGAGGAGGTCGAGTTCGTCAAGCGGCTGGGCGTGCAGGTGCACACCGGAGTGGAGGTCGGGAAGGACGTCGACCCGCAGCGGCTCCTGGCCGAGTACGACGCCGTCGTCATCGCGGCCGGGACAGGCAGGGTCCCGCGGCTGGGCGTGCCGGGCGAGGACCTGCGGGGCGTCGTGGACGCCCTCGACTTCATCGCCGCCACGAAGATGGCCGAGAAGGACGGGCTGGAGCGCCTCTACGAGGTGCCCGTCGGCCGCGAGGTCATCGTCGTCGGGGCGGGGAACACCGCCGTCGACGCCGCCACGATCGCGCGCCGGCTCGGCGCCGAGCGCGTGACGATGGTCTACCGCCGGGGACGCGAGGAGATGCCCGCCTACGACCACGAGGTCGCGTTCGTCCGCAACGAGGGCGTGGACATCAGGCTCCTCACGCAGCCCGTCGAGGTCCTGGGCGAGGGCGGCAGGGTGGTCGGCGTCAGGTGCGTGCGCATGGCGCTGGGCGAGCCCGACGAGGGCGGGAGGCGCCGGCCGGAGCCAGTGCCGGGCAGCGATTTCGTGCTGCCGGCCGACCAGGTGATCCTCGCGATCGGCCAGGAGAAGCACCTCGCCCTGCTGGAGGCGTTCGGCGTGGAGGTGGAGCGCGGCTACGTGAAGACCGACGCCGAGAAGCGCACCAGCAACCCCAAGGTCTTCGCCGCCGGCGACTGCGCGCGCCTCCACGGGCACGCGCTCACCGTGACGGCGGCGCAGGACGGCAAGCTGGCCGCCCTGGCCATCGCGCGCCAGCTGGGCGTAGAGGTGCCCGCCCCGGCGCGCGGGGTGCCCACGGGCCGGCCGATACTCACGCAGCCTCCCGCGCCGGCGGCCGTAGGAGGCGCCAGTGGCTGA
- a CDS encoding CoA-acylating methylmalonate-semialdehyde dehydrogenase, with protein MIEAQAEVLLNYVGGKWTPSQAGAKAPVRNPATAETIALVPLSPAEEVDAAVKAAVKAFPEWRETPVVDRIKPLFKLRDLLTANLDELAKTITNEAGKTYAESYAEMQRGIENVEVACGAPILLQGHNNEDIARGIDEHMLRQPLGVVAAITPFNFPGMIPLWFMPYAVAAGNCFVLKPSEKVPVTTQLLFRLFEEAGFPPGVLGLVNGGKETVDAILDHPDVKAISFVGSTPVAKYIYARAAASGKRAQCQGGAKNPAIVLPDADMEMSTRILADSAFGCAGQRCLATSAVITVGEARGEFTERISQAAASRKVGYGLMEGVEMGPVISAESRDRIRSLIDQGLKEGARAVVDGREKEVDGFRDGYFVHPTVLDEVDPRSTIAATEVFGPVLALMHARDLDEAIQIVNDRRFGNQASIFTSSGAAARHFRHNAVAGNIGVNLGVAAPMAFFPFSGWGESFFGDLHAQAHHGFEFYTQTKVVIERWPKQWSRTF; from the coding sequence ATGATCGAAGCTCAGGCAGAGGTCCTACTCAACTACGTGGGAGGCAAGTGGACCCCGTCGCAGGCGGGCGCCAAGGCCCCCGTGCGGAACCCGGCCACGGCCGAGACGATCGCGCTGGTGCCCCTCAGCCCGGCCGAGGAGGTGGACGCCGCCGTGAAGGCGGCTGTGAAGGCCTTCCCCGAGTGGCGCGAGACGCCCGTCGTCGACCGCATCAAGCCGCTGTTCAAGCTGCGCGACCTGCTCACCGCGAACCTCGACGAGCTGGCCAAGACGATCACGAACGAGGCGGGGAAGACCTACGCCGAGTCGTACGCCGAGATGCAGCGCGGCATCGAGAACGTCGAGGTCGCCTGCGGGGCGCCGATCCTCCTGCAGGGCCACAACAACGAGGACATCGCCAGGGGCATCGACGAGCACATGCTCAGGCAGCCCCTAGGCGTGGTCGCCGCCATCACCCCGTTCAACTTCCCCGGCATGATCCCGCTCTGGTTCATGCCCTACGCGGTCGCCGCGGGCAACTGCTTCGTGCTCAAGCCGAGCGAGAAGGTCCCCGTCACCACGCAGCTCCTGTTCCGCCTGTTCGAGGAGGCCGGGTTCCCGCCCGGGGTGCTCGGGCTCGTCAACGGCGGCAAGGAGACGGTCGACGCGATCCTCGACCACCCCGACGTCAAGGCGATCTCGTTCGTCGGCTCCACGCCGGTGGCCAAGTACATCTACGCGCGGGCCGCGGCGAGCGGCAAGCGCGCCCAGTGCCAGGGCGGGGCGAAGAACCCGGCCATCGTGCTGCCCGACGCCGACATGGAGATGTCGACGCGCATCCTCGCCGACTCGGCGTTCGGCTGCGCCGGCCAGCGGTGCCTCGCCACCTCGGCCGTCATCACCGTGGGAGAGGCGAGGGGCGAGTTCACCGAGCGCATCTCGCAGGCGGCGGCCTCGCGCAAGGTGGGCTACGGGCTCATGGAGGGCGTCGAGATGGGCCCCGTCATCAGCGCCGAGTCGCGCGACCGCATCAGGTCGCTCATCGACCAGGGGCTGAAGGAGGGCGCCCGCGCCGTCGTGGACGGACGCGAGAAGGAGGTCGACGGCTTCAGGGACGGCTACTTCGTGCACCCCACGGTGCTCGACGAGGTGGACCCCCGCAGCACGATCGCCGCGACCGAGGTCTTCGGGCCCGTCCTCGCCCTGATGCACGCCCGCGACCTCGACGAGGCCATCCAGATCGTCAACGACAGGCGCTTCGGCAACCAGGCCAGCATCTTCACGTCGTCCGGCGCCGCGGCGCGGCACTTCCGACACAACGCCGTCGCCGGCAACATCGGCGTGAACCTGGGCGTCGCGGCCCCCATGGCGTTCTTCCCCTTCAGCGGCTGGGGCGAGAGCTTCTTCGGCGACCTCCACGCCCAGGCGCACCACGGGTTCGAGTTCTACACGCAGACGAAGGTCGTCATCGAGCGCTGGCCCAAGCAGTGGAGCCGGACCTTCTGA
- a CDS encoding tetratricopeptide repeat protein yields the protein MEQVLERASDRYVFDMGGYSRPVRTVSPEAQLWFDRGLAWCYGFNHDEAIRCFERAARADPDCAMAHWGIAYAAGCNYNKPWEAFLEGERAAALGLAYDAAHAAQAAVDRAGEDAWPAERALIGALPARYPAREAPEGTPFQAWNDGYAAAMRQVYARFPDDPDVAALFAEALINRTPWQLWDLPTGTPREGADTLEAQAVLERAIAARESAGEAPHPGQLHAYLHTMEMSPTPERALRAADALRDLVPDAGHLRHMASHIDVLCGHYHASLVANERAIEADDRYFAATGEKGFYTLYRCHDIHFKIYSAMFLGQLRPALEGARQLREALPESVLRIETPPMADWTEGFLGMGVHALVRFGRWQDLLALPLPADPELYCVTTAMTRYGRGIAYASLGDVEAAEAEQRAFREAVERVPESRTVFNNTCRAILGVAEAMLDGELTYRRGDHDAAFAKLRRAAELSDGLTYDEPWGWMQPVRHALGALLLEQGRVEEALEAYRDDLGLSGRLPRAHQHPDNVWALAGLVECLERLGRGDEAAPFRQRLALARARADVEVATSCFCRLDTRGAPVADGAHAHRDHGAHGGHVVGDGGTGESCH from the coding sequence ATGGAGCAGGTCCTGGAACGCGCCAGCGACCGATACGTCTTCGACATGGGGGGTTACTCGCGTCCCGTGCGCACCGTCTCGCCGGAGGCGCAGCTGTGGTTCGACCGCGGCCTGGCCTGGTGCTACGGGTTCAACCACGACGAGGCGATCCGCTGCTTCGAGCGCGCCGCCCGCGCCGACCCGGACTGCGCCATGGCCCACTGGGGCATCGCCTACGCCGCCGGCTGCAACTACAACAAGCCTTGGGAGGCGTTCCTCGAGGGCGAGCGCGCCGCGGCGCTCGGCCTGGCGTACGACGCCGCCCACGCCGCGCAGGCGGCGGTCGACCGCGCGGGCGAGGACGCCTGGCCGGCGGAGAGGGCGCTCATCGGGGCGCTGCCGGCGCGCTACCCGGCGCGCGAGGCGCCGGAGGGCACGCCCTTCCAGGCCTGGAACGACGGCTACGCGGCCGCGATGCGCCAGGTCTACGCCCGCTTCCCCGACGACCCCGACGTGGCGGCGCTCTTCGCCGAGGCCCTCATCAACAGGACCCCGTGGCAGCTCTGGGACCTGCCCACCGGCACGCCGCGGGAGGGCGCCGACACCCTGGAGGCGCAGGCCGTGCTCGAGCGGGCCATCGCCGCGCGGGAGTCGGCGGGCGAGGCGCCCCACCCGGGCCAGCTCCACGCCTACCTGCACACGATGGAGATGTCGCCCACGCCGGAGCGGGCGCTGCGCGCCGCCGACGCGCTGCGCGACCTCGTGCCCGACGCCGGCCACCTGCGCCACATGGCCTCGCACATCGACGTCCTGTGCGGCCACTACCACGCTTCGCTCGTGGCCAACGAGCGGGCGATAGAGGCCGACGACAGGTACTTCGCGGCGACCGGCGAGAAGGGCTTCTACACGCTCTACCGCTGCCACGACATCCACTTCAAGATCTACTCGGCGATGTTCCTCGGCCAGCTCCGCCCGGCCCTCGAGGGCGCGAGGCAGCTCAGGGAGGCTCTGCCGGAGAGCGTGCTGAGGATCGAGACGCCGCCGATGGCCGACTGGACCGAGGGCTTCCTCGGCATGGGCGTCCACGCGCTGGTGCGGTTCGGCCGCTGGCAGGACCTCCTCGCGCTGCCGCTGCCCGCAGACCCGGAGCTCTACTGCGTGACGACGGCGATGACCCGCTACGGGCGCGGCATCGCCTACGCCTCGCTGGGCGATGTGGAGGCGGCCGAGGCCGAGCAGCGCGCGTTCCGGGAGGCCGTGGAGCGCGTGCCGGAGAGCCGCACGGTGTTCAACAACACCTGCCGGGCCATCCTGGGCGTGGCCGAGGCGATGCTCGACGGCGAGCTGACCTACCGCAGGGGGGACCACGACGCGGCGTTCGCCAAGCTGCGCCGCGCCGCCGAGCTGTCGGACGGCCTCACCTACGACGAGCCCTGGGGCTGGATGCAGCCGGTGCGCCACGCGCTGGGCGCGCTGCTGCTCGAGCAGGGGCGCGTCGAGGAGGCCCTGGAGGCGTACCGCGACGACCTCGGCCTCTCGGGCCGCCTGCCGCGCGCCCACCAGCACCCCGACAACGTCTGGGCCCTCGCCGGCCTCGTCGAGTGCCTGGAGCGGCTGGGCCGCGGCGACGAGGCCGCGCCGTTCCGCCAGCGGCTGGCGCTGGCGCGGGCGCGCGCCGACGTCGAGGTCGCGACCTCGTGCTTCTGCCGCCTCGACACGCGCGGGGCCCCGGTCGCCGACGGCGCCCACGCGCACCGCGACCACGGAGCCCATGGCGGGCACGTCGTCGGCGACGGGGGCACAGGAGAGAGCTGCCACTAG
- a CDS encoding PLP-dependent aspartate aminotransferase family protein — translation MPSRNDATDPARGAGTPGGGSAFATLAVKAGNRSDPATGAHGTPVYQTTTFLLGSVARGARLFAGEEQGEIYSRLGNPTVTAAEEKLAALEGAEAAVAFASGMGAIAATFVSLLRQGDEVLYLGPLYGGTHALLHDLLARFGIVARSVGEDELEAAVTPRTRLVYAETPTNPTLAVHDLRRVADVARRHGLLSMVDNTFSTPYLTRPLELGIDLVAHSATKYLSGHGDVLGGFVAGSAELLEPVRLEGLRHFGAALDPHAAFLVLRGMRTLHLRMEAHCRNARAVAEALRDAPGVARVHYPGLPSHPGHDVAAAQMRDFGGMVSVELRGGLPAAEAFLGALRVIDHAVSLGDVCSLACVPAASTHQVVPADELARAGIAPGLVRISVGVEDRADLVADVRRAAEAAARVSAAEA, via the coding sequence ATGCCGTCTCGCAACGACGCCACGGACCCGGCGCGGGGCGCGGGGACGCCGGGCGGGGGCAGCGCCTTCGCCACCCTCGCCGTGAAGGCCGGCAACCGCTCCGACCCCGCCACGGGGGCCCACGGCACGCCCGTCTACCAGACGACCACGTTCCTGCTCGGGAGCGTGGCCCGCGGCGCCCGCCTCTTCGCGGGAGAGGAGCAGGGCGAGATCTACAGCCGGCTCGGCAACCCCACGGTCACGGCGGCCGAGGAGAAGCTGGCCGCGCTGGAGGGGGCGGAGGCCGCGGTGGCGTTCGCCTCCGGCATGGGGGCGATCGCCGCCACCTTCGTGTCCCTGCTCAGGCAGGGCGACGAGGTGCTCTACCTCGGACCGCTCTACGGCGGCACCCACGCGCTCCTGCACGACCTGCTGGCGCGCTTCGGCATCGTCGCCAGGTCCGTCGGCGAGGACGAGCTGGAGGCGGCGGTCACGCCGCGCACGCGCCTGGTCTACGCCGAGACGCCCACCAACCCCACCCTGGCCGTCCACGACCTGCGCCGCGTGGCCGACGTGGCGCGCCGGCACGGCCTCCTGAGCATGGTCGACAACACCTTCTCCACGCCCTACCTCACGCGGCCGCTGGAGCTGGGCATCGACCTCGTGGCGCACTCGGCCACCAAGTACCTCTCGGGCCACGGCGACGTGCTGGGCGGCTTCGTCGCCGGGTCGGCCGAGCTCCTCGAGCCCGTCAGGCTGGAGGGACTGCGCCACTTCGGCGCCGCCCTCGACCCGCACGCGGCGTTCCTCGTGCTGCGCGGCATGCGCACCCTGCACCTGCGCATGGAGGCGCACTGCCGCAACGCCAGGGCCGTCGCCGAGGCGCTGCGGGACGCGCCCGGCGTGGCGCGCGTGCACTACCCGGGACTGCCCAGCCACCCGGGCCACGACGTCGCCGCGGCGCAGATGCGCGACTTCGGCGGGATGGTGTCGGTCGAGCTGCGCGGCGGCCTGCCCGCGGCCGAGGCCTTCCTCGGGGCGCTGCGGGTGATCGACCACGCGGTCTCGCTCGGCGACGTCTGCTCGCTGGCCTGCGTGCCGGCGGCGTCCACCCACCAGGTGGTACCCGCCGACGAGCTCGCGCGCGCGGGGATCGCGCCCGGGCTGGTGCGCATCTCCGTGGGCGTGGAGGACCGCGCCGACCTCGTCGCCGACGTGAGGCGGGCGGCCGAGGCGGCCGCCCGCGTCTCCGCCGCCGAGGCCTAG
- a CDS encoding DUF4342 domain-containing protein: MSDQSDPMGADDRRKHYTEEFRVSGERVLAKVKELVHEGNVRRITIKNDEGRTLIEIPLTLGVIGTVLLPVWAAIGAIAALAANLTIAVDRVDTGPDAGGAEVGTATTGGTGPTDESA, from the coding sequence ATGAGCGACCAGTCCGATCCCATGGGCGCCGACGACCGCCGGAAGCACTACACCGAGGAGTTCCGCGTGTCCGGCGAGCGCGTCCTGGCCAAGGTCAAGGAGCTCGTCCACGAGGGCAACGTCCGCCGCATCACGATCAAGAACGACGAGGGCCGCACCCTCATCGAGATCCCGCTGACGCTCGGCGTCATCGGCACGGTGCTGCTGCCGGTGTGGGCCGCGATCGGCGCGATCGCCGCCCTGGCGGCGAACCTGACGATCGCCGTCGACAGGGTCGACACGGGCCCGGACGCCGGCGGCGCGGAGGTCGGCACCGCCACGACCGGCGGCACGGGGCCGACCGACGAGTCGGCCTGA
- a CDS encoding cyclic nucleotide-binding domain-containing protein: MDVLAIFKDSPNARGYAAGDVIFNAGDAASEMYVLLDGTVDIMLDGRTIEELGPGSVFGEMAIVDSAPRSADAVARTDARVEPIDEEWFKHLIRRSPTFGLHVMSVMAQRLRRYMRPPN; the protein is encoded by the coding sequence ATGGACGTGCTGGCGATCTTCAAGGACTCGCCCAACGCCCGCGGGTACGCCGCCGGCGACGTGATCTTCAACGCCGGCGACGCGGCGAGCGAGATGTACGTGCTGCTCGATGGCACCGTCGACATCATGCTGGACGGCAGGACCATCGAGGAGCTGGGCCCCGGCAGCGTCTTCGGCGAGATGGCCATCGTCGACAGCGCGCCCCGCAGCGCCGACGCCGTGGCCCGCACCGACGCCCGGGTCGAGCCCATCGACGAGGAGTGGTTCAAGCACCTCATCCGGCGCTCCCCCACCTTCGGCCTACACGTGATGTCCGTGATGGCGCAGCGCCTGCGCCGCTACATGCGCCCGCCGAACTGA